One window of Equus asinus isolate D_3611 breed Donkey chromosome 7, EquAss-T2T_v2, whole genome shotgun sequence genomic DNA carries:
- the C7H18orf32 gene encoding UPF0729 protein C18orf32 homolog gives MVCIPCIVIPVLLWIYKKFLEPYIYPLISPFVSRMWPGKAIRESSDKNKGKGDYKGADVNGLPTKGPTEISDKKKD, from the exons ATGGTGTGCATTCCTTGTATTGTCATTCCAGTTCTGCTCTGGATCTACAAAAAATTCCTGGAGCCATATATATACCCCCTGATTTCCCCCTTTGTTAGTCGTATGTGGCCTGGAAAAGCTATACGAGAATCCAGTGATAAAAACAAAGGCAAAGGAGACTATAAG GGTGCAGACGTGAATGGACTACCAACAAAAGGACCAACAGAAATCTCTGATAAAAA